The Synechococcus sp. MU1643 genome contains a region encoding:
- a CDS encoding HIT family protein: protein MNKPLVENCAICQLHADPAARERYEIRRSELWVLSHHTDPAPLPGWLLLDSLRHCSGPADFTAAEASDWVRAVCDASRLVKQITECERVYAIAFGEGAQHLHLHLIPRHLNEPASKAWAIADLYRDMDRGARASADPAVVAAMVQRCRSLISDPG, encoded by the coding sequence TTGAACAAGCCTCTCGTGGAAAACTGTGCCATCTGTCAGCTGCACGCCGACCCTGCAGCTCGAGAGCGTTATGAGATTCGGCGATCGGAGCTTTGGGTCTTGAGCCATCACACCGACCCAGCACCTCTCCCTGGTTGGCTGCTGTTGGATTCACTGAGGCACTGTTCCGGCCCCGCGGATTTCACGGCGGCCGAGGCTTCTGATTGGGTTCGCGCTGTCTGCGATGCGAGTCGTCTCGTGAAGCAAATCACCGAATGCGAACGCGTGTATGCAATTGCCTTTGGTGAGGGAGCTCAGCACCTTCATCTGCATCTGATCCCGCGCCATCTGAATGAACCGGCCTCCAAGGCCTGGGCGATTGCCGACTTGTACCGGGACATGGACCGTGGAGCTCGAGCCTCTGCTGATCCTGCTGTTGTGGCAGCGATGGTGCAACGCTGTCGATCGTTGATCAGCGACCCGGGTTGA
- a CDS encoding SDR family NAD(P)-dependent oxidoreductase — protein sequence MQRTVLLTGASRGIGRSIARRLLKDGHRLSLGLRDSQALRGTDLDVETVLHHAYDASDPASVEAWVDSTVRHWGALDTVIHCSGILHRTPLLFADGEEQQLDELWAINVKGPWWLTRAAWPHLVTSGYGRIQVLVSMSGKRVKGRMAGYPVSKFALMGLCQSMRNEGWDKGIRVTAICPSWVNTDMACSVKAVEPAAMTQPEDIASLSSSLLSMPNAAVPFELLMNCSLET from the coding sequence ATGCAACGCACGGTTTTGCTCACCGGAGCCAGTCGTGGCATCGGGCGTTCCATTGCCAGACGTTTGCTCAAGGATGGTCACCGCCTCAGCCTTGGTCTGCGGGATTCGCAGGCTCTAAGGGGAACAGATCTGGACGTCGAGACGGTGTTGCATCACGCCTACGACGCCAGCGATCCAGCCAGTGTTGAAGCATGGGTTGACAGCACCGTTCGTCACTGGGGTGCCCTCGACACCGTGATCCACTGCTCAGGGATTTTGCATCGAACACCGCTGTTGTTTGCGGATGGTGAAGAGCAGCAGCTTGATGAACTCTGGGCGATCAACGTGAAGGGGCCCTGGTGGCTGACCCGTGCGGCATGGCCGCATCTGGTGACCAGTGGCTATGGACGAATCCAGGTGCTGGTGTCGATGAGTGGCAAACGCGTCAAAGGTCGGATGGCGGGCTACCCCGTGAGCAAATTCGCCTTGATGGGGCTCTGTCAGAGCATGCGTAATGAAGGGTGGGACAAGGGGATTCGGGTGACCGCCATCTGTCCCAGTTGGGTCAATACCGATATGGCTTGTTCGGTGAAGGCTGTTGAGCCTGCCGCAATGACCCAACCCGAGGATATTGCTTCTCTTTCCAGCAGTTTGTTGTCGATGCCGAACGCTGCCGTTCCGTTCGAGTTGTTGATGAATTGTTCGCTCGAAACATGA
- a CDS encoding TIGR00730 family Rossman fold protein, with the protein MNRIAVYCGSSSGDSSLFKLAATELGDLIASRGMALVYGGARIGLMGAVADAALAAGGEVIGVIPDALTQDEVVHAGLTHLEVVGSMHERKARMLDLADAAVAMPGGLGTLDELFEALTWAQLRFHAKPIGMLNLDGYFDALLSFLDQSVSTGFLSERNRQLLLDATTPELLIDRLLNPS; encoded by the coding sequence ATGAATCGGATCGCTGTGTATTGCGGCTCCTCGAGTGGCGACTCGAGCCTGTTCAAGCTTGCTGCCACTGAGCTGGGTGACCTGATCGCCTCCAGGGGCATGGCCCTGGTTTACGGCGGAGCTCGCATTGGCTTGATGGGCGCTGTTGCTGATGCCGCATTGGCGGCTGGAGGGGAGGTGATCGGGGTGATCCCCGATGCGTTAACACAGGATGAAGTGGTGCACGCCGGTTTGACCCATCTCGAGGTTGTGGGATCGATGCACGAGCGCAAAGCGCGGATGCTCGATCTGGCCGATGCAGCCGTGGCCATGCCCGGGGGGCTGGGAACCCTCGACGAGTTGTTTGAAGCTTTGACCTGGGCTCAGCTTCGTTTTCATGCCAAGCCGATCGGCATGCTCAACCTCGATGGATACTTCGATGCGTTGCTGAGCTTTTTGGATCAAAGCGTTTCGACGGGCTTTCTCTCGGAGCGAAATCGCCAGCTCCTCCTGGATGCAACAACGCCAGAATTGCTGATCGACCGACTTCTCAACCCGTCCTGA
- a CDS encoding SdiA-regulated domain-containing protein: MTSMRLELLSHHRIRDPGLGLNEPSGLTLSRDGSALYTISDDTKAIFRLDLHGRVSVGDSFFIGLDDLEGIAIRGDDNELLVVQEQSNSVVVVDLKSRKERYRRPLSAMTNYDTIAHHFPDPPDNNGLEGITVNTKNNHVVVVKEQQPGLLIELDSSLTTILSTRMLQPSQGFVHPELKAEQLDFSGLSYDSRSDTLWIVSDKGRCLFQYDWAGDTVIQRLDLTISTGDKPKRIRKPEGVAFDPGRNRMYVVSDRDADLYVFKLHDDC, from the coding sequence ATGACCTCGATGCGCCTTGAGCTGCTGAGCCATCATCGGATTCGTGACCCAGGCCTCGGCCTGAATGAGCCATCCGGACTGACATTGAGCAGGGATGGCTCGGCGCTATACACCATCAGTGATGACACCAAGGCGATTTTTCGTCTGGATCTCCATGGCAGGGTGTCGGTGGGCGACTCGTTCTTCATCGGCCTCGACGACTTGGAAGGCATCGCCATCCGTGGCGATGACAACGAGCTGCTCGTGGTGCAGGAGCAGAGCAATTCTGTGGTGGTGGTGGATCTGAAAAGCAGGAAGGAACGCTATCGACGTCCCCTGTCAGCGATGACCAACTACGACACGATTGCGCACCACTTCCCAGACCCTCCAGACAACAACGGATTGGAGGGCATCACAGTGAACACCAAGAACAACCACGTAGTTGTGGTCAAAGAGCAGCAGCCCGGTCTGCTGATCGAACTGGATTCCTCACTCACGACAATCCTCTCCACAAGAATGCTGCAGCCCAGCCAAGGGTTCGTCCATCCCGAACTGAAGGCCGAGCAGCTTGATTTCTCGGGCCTGAGCTACGACAGCAGAAGCGACACCCTCTGGATTGTCAGCGACAAGGGGCGGTGCCTGTTCCAATACGACTGGGCAGGCGACACTGTTATCCAGCGCCTCGATCTCACCATCAGCACGGGAGATAAGCCAAAGCGGATCCGCAAACCGGAGGGTGTTGCCTTCGATCCCGGGCGGAACAGGATGTACGTGGTGAGCGATCGAGACGCTGATCTCTACGTGTTCAAACTCCATGACGACTGCTGA
- a CDS encoding SDR family NAD(P)-dependent oxidoreductase, with product MTTAEQRRVLITGVSSGIGLEAAKILLTRGDALTIVCRNAERAELTRKALSDSVDTCIADLADLASVAKAIEQLRYHEMPFDALVLNAGLQYAGYSSPRWSAQGIELTFAVNHLAHQLLAEGLMEQTKAIVITASEVHNPATGGGRVGQPAGLGALQGLRQGPGASMVDGESPFNADKAYKDSKLCNLLMALQIHQQHEDLPVVAWSPGLVIPRTSEGFFRNSRQANPLGQALFGFVARDVLRLTESVERAGELLVKLINEQLHQPGFSYWSNGLLGPGRHHFKPTEPSEEANDSEKATMLWTLSRELINSVLTPSDRLSK from the coding sequence ATGACGACTGCTGAACAGCGCCGCGTTCTGATCACCGGTGTCAGCAGCGGCATTGGCCTTGAAGCGGCAAAAATTCTTCTGACCCGTGGTGATGCACTCACAATTGTTTGCCGCAATGCAGAACGGGCCGAGCTAACCCGCAAGGCTCTGTCGGATTCCGTTGATACCTGCATTGCCGATCTGGCGGACCTTGCGTCTGTGGCCAAGGCGATCGAACAACTCCGCTATCACGAGATGCCATTCGATGCACTGGTGCTCAATGCCGGGTTGCAATACGCCGGCTACAGCTCCCCCCGTTGGAGTGCACAGGGCATTGAACTCACCTTTGCGGTAAACCACCTGGCCCATCAACTTCTGGCTGAAGGATTGATGGAGCAAACCAAAGCCATCGTGATCACCGCCTCTGAGGTGCACAATCCAGCCACCGGCGGAGGACGGGTTGGCCAACCTGCAGGGCTGGGCGCGCTGCAGGGGCTGCGCCAGGGGCCCGGGGCGTCAATGGTGGACGGAGAAAGTCCGTTCAATGCAGACAAGGCCTACAAAGACAGCAAGCTCTGCAATCTGCTGATGGCCCTGCAGATCCACCAGCAGCATGAGGATTTGCCTGTCGTGGCCTGGAGTCCGGGGCTGGTGATTCCACGCACATCAGAGGGCTTTTTCAGAAACAGTCGCCAAGCCAATCCACTTGGGCAGGCCTTGTTTGGCTTTGTTGCCCGAGATGTTCTGAGACTGACGGAGAGCGTTGAGCGAGCTGGAGAACTGCTTGTGAAGCTCATCAATGAACAGCTTCACCAGCCAGGCTTCAGCTATTGGAGCAATGGCCTGTTGGGCCCTGGACGGCATCATTTCAAACCAACGGAGCCATCCGAGGAAGCGAATGACAGTGAGAAAGCGACGATGCTCTGGACGTTGTCACGCGAGCTGATTAACTCCGTGCTGACGCCATCAGACAGGCTCTCAAAGTGA
- a CDS encoding TIGR00341 family protein — translation MLRQLLESLSGQWAVHLESRVPRTELYEARIASSNPSLGFFILLISSAVIATLGLISNSTAVVIGAMIVAPLMDPILSLAFGLAVSDGKLIRRSAVTVGFGVLAVIGTASLLSWGLGISHVQSEITGRTSPNLIDLGIAIAAAVAGSFSMTRKHLSNSIAGVAIAVALVPPLCVSGIGITLGSEMLAVFGRGTVAGLTNEIAEGSFCSFWRT, via the coding sequence GTGCTGAGGCAATTGCTGGAAAGCCTTTCAGGGCAGTGGGCTGTTCATCTTGAAAGTCGCGTTCCGCGCACTGAGCTCTATGAAGCGCGGATCGCATCATCCAACCCATCGCTTGGCTTCTTCATTCTTCTGATCAGTTCTGCAGTGATCGCCACCCTCGGGCTGATCTCCAACAGCACAGCGGTCGTCATCGGGGCCATGATTGTTGCCCCATTGATGGATCCCATCCTCAGCTTGGCCTTTGGCTTGGCGGTCAGTGACGGGAAATTGATCCGACGTTCTGCCGTCACAGTTGGCTTTGGCGTGTTGGCGGTGATTGGAACCGCATCGTTGCTCAGTTGGGGGCTCGGCATCAGCCATGTGCAGTCGGAGATCACCGGACGCACGTCTCCGAATCTGATTGATCTCGGCATCGCCATTGCAGCGGCTGTTGCCGGTTCGTTCTCGATGACGCGCAAGCACTTGTCGAATTCAATCGCTGGTGTGGCGATTGCTGTCGCCTTGGTTCCACCGCTTTGCGTCAGCGGCATCGGCATCACCCTTGGCTCGGAAATGTTGGCAGTGTTTGGGCGAGGAACAGTGGCGGGCCTCACCAATGAGATCGCGGAGGGATCATTTTGCTCTTTCTGGCGAACCTGA
- a CDS encoding DMT family transporter — translation MTGVLAALGAAMAWTGASALWRSLSGRMTAIRLNAMKNGLASLLFLPVLLTLPHDTEMQVVLLLLISGLIGIAFGDSFYLGALRRLGTRRTLTVEASGPVLASIAGVLVMGDSLGVKNGLGALLVSSAVVLIALQAKETSQREKGAIAADLGPGLLLAFAAVICGLSGAFLARHVLISSDLTPFQTAAIRLLGGWLGLIPFLNGIWRQASLTRREQWKLVIATVIGTNGGILLQQVVLQSMPVGEGVTLMATAPVMALFVGRMEGDPIQLSGVAAAVLALAGVACTSL, via the coding sequence ATGACGGGTGTACTGGCGGCCCTCGGAGCGGCCATGGCCTGGACGGGAGCCAGTGCGCTTTGGCGATCGCTATCGGGGCGGATGACGGCGATCCGGCTCAATGCCATGAAAAACGGGCTGGCCAGCCTGCTGTTTCTGCCGGTTCTGCTCACACTTCCACATGACACCGAAATGCAGGTCGTTCTGCTGCTGTTGATCAGCGGCTTGATCGGCATTGCCTTCGGCGACAGCTTTTATCTCGGGGCGCTGCGGCGACTCGGCACCCGACGAACCCTCACTGTGGAAGCCAGCGGACCGGTGCTGGCCAGCATCGCTGGGGTGCTGGTGATGGGGGACAGCTTGGGAGTGAAGAACGGTCTAGGCGCGCTTTTGGTTTCAAGCGCCGTGGTTCTCATTGCTTTGCAGGCGAAAGAAACGAGCCAACGGGAGAAGGGGGCGATCGCTGCTGACCTCGGCCCCGGGCTGCTGTTGGCATTCGCCGCCGTGATCTGTGGACTGAGCGGAGCCTTTCTGGCCCGTCATGTGCTGATCAGCAGCGACCTCACTCCCTTTCAGACGGCAGCCATCAGGCTGCTGGGCGGTTGGCTTGGTCTGATCCCCTTCCTCAACGGAATCTGGAGACAAGCCAGTCTGACGCGGCGGGAGCAATGGAAGCTTGTGATCGCCACCGTGATCGGAACCAACGGGGGCATCTTGTTGCAACAAGTAGTGTTGCAGAGTATGCCCGTTGGAGAAGGGGTGACGCTGATGGCCACGGCGCCAGTGATGGCTCTATTTGTGGGCCGAATGGAAGGAGATCCAATTCAGCTCTCGGGCGTGGCTGCCGCAGTGCTGGCCTTGGCAGGTGTGGCCTGTACCAGCCTCTGA
- the cobW gene encoding cobalamin biosynthesis protein CobW has product MAKRLPVTVITGFLGAGKTTVLRHLLTRGGQRLAVMVNEFGSVGLDGDLIRSCGFCPEEDVDGRLVELNNGCLCCTVQDDFLPTMETLLERADQLDGIVVETSGLALPRPLLQALDWPAIRSRVHVNGVVTLVDGEALAAGSPVADTEALERQRAEDPSIDHLTAIDDLFEDQLQAADLVLISRADCLDASAMAEVQGRIKGKVRPGTALLPVSQGQVETSVVLGLEHKPTHDHDHHDHHDHDHHDHDHHDHDHHDHHDHSHVDMVGSNVRVEGALDRQALEHLLPNLVSDHQVVRLKGRIWLPSKTVPLQIQMVGPRLNSWFEAAPSHAWRPDQGCGADLVVLALNKAAASAVESTLQRLVQATPAKASTAAATPES; this is encoded by the coding sequence ATGGCTAAGCGTCTGCCGGTGACCGTGATCACCGGGTTTCTCGGGGCAGGAAAAACGACGGTCCTCCGCCATCTGCTCACCCGCGGAGGCCAGCGATTGGCCGTGATGGTCAATGAATTCGGCAGCGTTGGGCTTGATGGTGATCTGATTCGCAGCTGTGGCTTCTGTCCCGAGGAGGATGTTGATGGCCGTCTGGTCGAGCTGAACAACGGGTGCCTCTGCTGCACGGTGCAGGATGACTTCCTCCCGACGATGGAGACCTTGCTGGAACGGGCGGATCAGTTGGATGGGATCGTTGTTGAGACAAGCGGTCTGGCCTTGCCACGGCCTCTGCTCCAGGCCTTGGATTGGCCGGCCATCCGCAGCCGTGTGCATGTGAATGGTGTGGTGACGCTGGTGGATGGCGAAGCCTTGGCTGCGGGCAGCCCAGTGGCTGATACTGAGGCGCTGGAGCGGCAACGTGCCGAGGATCCCAGCATCGATCACCTCACAGCGATCGATGACTTGTTTGAGGATCAACTCCAGGCCGCTGATCTGGTCTTGATCAGCCGGGCTGATTGCCTTGATGCATCAGCGATGGCTGAGGTGCAGGGGCGGATCAAGGGCAAAGTCCGTCCGGGAACCGCTCTGCTCCCGGTGTCTCAGGGACAGGTGGAGACATCTGTTGTGTTGGGTCTTGAGCACAAGCCCACGCACGACCACGACCATCACGACCATCACGACCACGACCATCACGACCACGACCATCACGACCACGACCATCACGACCATCACGACCACAGCCATGTCGACATGGTCGGCAGCAATGTTCGCGTCGAAGGGGCATTGGACCGCCAGGCCCTCGAGCATCTGTTGCCCAACCTCGTCAGCGATCACCAGGTGGTGCGACTCAAGGGGCGTATCTGGTTGCCCAGCAAAACGGTTCCGTTGCAGATCCAGATGGTGGGTCCGCGGTTGAACAGCTGGTTTGAAGCAGCTCCCAGCCATGCCTGGCGTCCCGATCAGGGCTGTGGTGCTGATCTGGTGGTGTTGGCCTTGAACAAGGCTGCCGCTTCGGCGGTGGAATCCACTCTTCAGAGGCTGGTACAGGCCACACCTGCCAAGGCCAGCACTGCGGCAGCCACGCCCGAGAGCTGA
- a CDS encoding pentapeptide repeat-containing protein, whose amino-acid sequence MGALRRLASLLAVITLAISTVFWAESVQAITAPELRGQFAVQEISADMHGLDLKEKEFLKADLREVNLSGTDLRGAVINTSQLQGADLRDADLSDVVGFASHFEGADLRGANFTNAMMMQSRFTDAQIDGADFTNAVIDLPQQRALCARADGSNPISGVSTRESLGCRP is encoded by the coding sequence ATGGGCGCCCTTCGACGTTTGGCCTCACTGCTTGCGGTGATCACGCTGGCGATCAGCACCGTTTTCTGGGCTGAATCAGTGCAGGCCATCACCGCTCCCGAGTTGCGTGGTCAATTCGCAGTTCAGGAGATCAGCGCCGATATGCACGGTCTTGATCTCAAGGAAAAAGAGTTTCTCAAGGCCGATTTGCGGGAAGTGAATCTCAGCGGCACTGACCTGCGCGGAGCTGTGATCAACACCTCCCAACTGCAGGGGGCCGATCTTCGTGATGCCGATCTCTCCGATGTTGTTGGCTTTGCCAGCCACTTCGAGGGCGCAGATCTGCGGGGGGCCAACTTCACCAACGCGATGATGATGCAGAGCCGTTTCACGGACGCGCAGATCGACGGTGCTGATTTCACCAATGCTGTGATCGATCTGCCCCAACAGCGGGCTCTCTGTGCTCGGGCGGATGGATCCAACCCGATCAGTGGCGTCTCAACCCGTGAGAGCCTGGGCTGCCGCCCTTAA
- a CDS encoding uracil phosphoribosyltransferase: protein MAMSLRVVVPPHPLIGHWLTMLRHRETPAALYATALQELGRWLTYEALRDWLPHRRDMVPGIDGDTEGTIVESSVPLIAIPVLPAGLELWQGGRSVLPDSSLSLGSCPEEIEANAGVILFVDQISDGQSTLKLLQELQTKGVDGRRLRMITALCASPGLKLLGEAIPDLTLHTACIDESLGEQGEICPGIGDPVRRLNFRS from the coding sequence ATGGCCATGAGCTTGCGGGTGGTAGTTCCACCCCATCCCCTAATCGGTCATTGGCTGACGATGTTGCGGCACCGGGAAACCCCTGCTGCCCTTTATGCCACCGCCCTGCAGGAGCTGGGCCGGTGGCTCACCTACGAAGCCCTGCGGGACTGGCTGCCCCATCGTCGGGACATGGTGCCCGGAATCGATGGAGACACCGAAGGCACCATCGTTGAGTCGTCGGTTCCGCTGATCGCCATTCCAGTGCTGCCAGCAGGCCTCGAGCTTTGGCAGGGGGGACGATCTGTCCTTCCCGATTCCTCCCTCAGCCTGGGGTCATGCCCAGAGGAAATCGAAGCCAATGCCGGGGTGATTCTGTTTGTTGATCAGATCAGCGATGGCCAATCCACCCTCAAGCTTCTGCAGGAGCTCCAGACCAAAGGTGTGGATGGACGGCGGCTACGAATGATCACTGCCCTTTGTGCCAGTCCTGGACTAAAGCTTTTGGGTGAAGCGATTCCAGACCTAACGCTGCATACCGCCTGTATCGACGAAAGCCTGGGTGAGCAAGGCGAGATTTGTCCGGGAATCGGTGACCCTGTGCGACGGCTGAACTTCAGATCTTGA
- the ilvD gene encoding dihydroxy-acid dehydratase, translating to MLRSDAVTKGIQRSPNRAMLRAVGFGDSDFGKPILGIANGYSTITPCNVGLNDLAIRAEEAARQAGGMPQMFGTITVSDGISMGTEGMKYSLVSREVIADAIETACNGQSMDGVLAVGGCDKNMPGAMLAMARMNIPSVFVYGGTIKPGKLGGCDLTVVSAFEAVGQLTSGKIDEEQLTAVEKNACPGAGSCGGMFTANTMSAAIETMGLSLPYSSTMAAEDGEKADSAALSAEVLVEAVKANIRPLDLLTKEAFENAISVIMAVGGSTNAVLHLLAIARTAGVELSIDDFERIRQRVPVICDLKPSGRYVTVDLHNAGGIPQVMKLLLDAGLLHGDCRTVEGKTLKDLLADVPSAPAAGQDVIRPLSNPLYAKGHLAILKGNLACEGSVAKISGVKTPVLTGPARVFESEEDCLAAILDKKIKAGDVVVVRNEGPVGGPGMREMLAPTSAIVGQGLGDKVALITDGRFSGGTYGLVVGHVAPEAAVGGTIGLVQEGDSITVDADQLLLQLNVDEVELERRRAGWSKPEPRYRHGILGKYARLVSSSSRGATTDHAD from the coding sequence ATGCTTCGCTCCGACGCCGTCACCAAGGGGATTCAGCGGTCTCCCAATCGCGCCATGTTGCGGGCCGTTGGCTTTGGAGACAGTGATTTCGGCAAGCCCATCCTGGGCATTGCCAACGGCTACAGCACCATCACTCCCTGCAATGTGGGGCTGAACGACTTGGCCATACGGGCTGAGGAAGCTGCCCGGCAGGCCGGAGGCATGCCACAGATGTTCGGGACCATCACCGTGAGTGATGGAATTTCAATGGGCACCGAAGGGATGAAGTACTCCCTGGTGAGTCGTGAAGTGATTGCTGACGCCATCGAAACGGCCTGCAACGGCCAGAGCATGGATGGGGTGCTGGCAGTCGGAGGCTGCGACAAAAACATGCCTGGCGCCATGCTGGCCATGGCAAGGATGAACATTCCTTCGGTGTTCGTCTACGGCGGCACGATCAAGCCGGGCAAGCTGGGTGGCTGTGATCTCACGGTGGTGAGCGCTTTTGAAGCGGTCGGCCAACTGACCAGCGGCAAGATCGACGAAGAGCAGCTCACCGCAGTTGAAAAAAATGCCTGCCCTGGGGCTGGCAGTTGCGGCGGCATGTTCACCGCTAACACCATGAGCGCCGCCATCGAAACGATGGGTCTCAGCCTTCCCTACAGCTCAACGATGGCTGCGGAGGACGGCGAAAAGGCCGATAGTGCCGCTCTCTCCGCTGAGGTGCTGGTGGAGGCCGTGAAAGCCAACATCCGCCCCCTGGATTTGCTGACCAAGGAAGCCTTTGAGAACGCCATCAGCGTGATCATGGCGGTGGGTGGCTCCACCAATGCGGTGCTGCACCTGCTGGCCATCGCCCGCACGGCCGGCGTCGAGCTGAGCATCGATGACTTCGAACGGATCCGTCAGAGGGTGCCTGTGATCTGTGACCTCAAGCCCAGTGGCCGCTATGTGACCGTTGATCTGCACAACGCCGGCGGCATTCCCCAGGTGATGAAGTTGCTGCTGGATGCCGGGTTGCTGCACGGCGACTGCCGCACGGTTGAGGGCAAGACCCTGAAAGACTTGCTGGCAGACGTGCCGTCAGCCCCCGCCGCCGGGCAGGACGTGATCCGCCCCTTGAGCAACCCCCTTTACGCCAAAGGCCACCTCGCCATCCTCAAGGGCAACCTCGCTTGCGAAGGCAGCGTGGCCAAGATCAGCGGTGTGAAGACCCCGGTGCTCACAGGCCCGGCCAGGGTGTTCGAAAGCGAGGAAGACTGCCTTGCCGCCATCCTCGACAAAAAGATCAAGGCCGGGGATGTGGTGGTGGTCCGCAACGAGGGTCCCGTTGGTGGGCCGGGCATGCGGGAAATGCTGGCTCCCACATCAGCGATCGTGGGTCAAGGCCTTGGGGACAAGGTCGCCCTGATCACCGATGGTCGCTTCAGCGGTGGCACCTATGGCCTGGTGGTAGGTCACGTGGCCCCTGAAGCTGCTGTTGGTGGAACGATCGGCCTGGTTCAAGAGGGCGACAGCATCACCGTTGATGCCGACCAGTTGCTGCTCCAACTCAACGTGGATGAGGTGGAACTGGAGCGCCGCCGGGCGGGTTGGAGCAAGCCGGAACCGCGCTATCGCCATGGAATTCTCGGCAAATACGCACGGCTGGTTTCCAGCTCAAGCCGTGGTGCAACAACCGACCACGCCGATTGA
- a CDS encoding CIA30 family protein, whose protein sequence is MQPPASEQILFQGSDFADWASLNDTIMGGRSRAGCRVNPDGLVLEGDLVETGGGFVSCRSPRLQPALDLSTYSALRLDVEGEGRTLKIALGCRDGAMGLTELIPGGLRWVVDVPTQPTGVTPLVVSFDDLRPTVRAKPIGLPLRFDPSGITRIQVLHSKFGDAGDLNPGFRAGSIRMLIRSIRALP, encoded by the coding sequence ATGCAGCCGCCGGCCTCTGAGCAGATTCTTTTCCAGGGCAGCGACTTTGCTGACTGGGCCAGCCTGAACGACACGATCATGGGCGGCCGATCCCGTGCCGGTTGTCGCGTGAACCCCGATGGACTCGTGCTGGAGGGGGACCTGGTGGAAACCGGTGGTGGGTTCGTGAGTTGCCGTTCCCCTCGCCTGCAGCCCGCGCTCGACCTGTCGACCTATTCGGCACTTCGGCTGGATGTTGAAGGCGAGGGACGCACACTGAAGATTGCCCTCGGTTGCCGGGATGGAGCCATGGGACTCACCGAACTGATTCCTGGTGGTCTCCGCTGGGTGGTGGATGTTCCAACCCAACCCACTGGCGTGACACCTTTAGTGGTGTCTTTCGACGACCTCCGACCCACCGTGAGGGCCAAGCCCATTGGCTTACCGCTGCGCTTCGATCCCAGTGGCATCACCCGCATTCAAGTGTTGCACTCGAAATTTGGTGATGCAGGGGATCTCAATCCGGGTTTTCGCGCAGGCTCCATCCGGATGCTGATCCGCTCAATCCGCGCCTTGCCCTGA
- the pgl gene encoding 6-phosphogluconolactonase, whose protein sequence is MTNYRIERARDSHDLARKASEMIAAQIDLALDQRDRCQIALSGGSTPARAYSLLGQERLPWDRVDVVLGDERWVSADEESSNAGMLRRTLLSPGPGASAAFHPVPTVELESPEASAQAFADQISQLCSGAPPVFDVMLLGLGDDGHTASLFPGTEAPAVLDRWTTIGRGKGLDRITLTAPVLSAARQVIFLVSGAGKQEALRRLVDSSESPDRTPARLVQPASDVLVLADQDAAAGL, encoded by the coding sequence ATGACCAACTACCGCATCGAGCGGGCGAGAGATTCCCATGATCTCGCTCGCAAGGCCTCTGAAATGATTGCCGCTCAGATTGATCTGGCGCTGGACCAACGCGATCGCTGCCAGATCGCTCTCTCGGGTGGAAGCACGCCTGCCAGGGCCTACTCCCTTCTCGGACAGGAGCGGCTGCCCTGGGATCGGGTGGACGTTGTCTTGGGCGACGAGCGCTGGGTTTCTGCGGACGAAGAGTCCAGCAACGCTGGCATGTTGCGACGCACCCTGCTCTCCCCCGGGCCTGGAGCTTCGGCCGCCTTTCACCCGGTGCCCACCGTGGAACTGGAAAGCCCTGAGGCCAGTGCCCAGGCCTTTGCTGACCAGATCTCTCAGCTTTGCTCAGGAGCACCACCGGTGTTCGATGTGATGCTGCTGGGCCTGGGGGATGACGGCCATACCGCATCCCTTTTCCCCGGTACTGAGGCTCCTGCGGTTCTGGATCGCTGGACGACCATTGGCCGTGGCAAAGGGTTGGATCGAATCACCTTGACGGCTCCTGTTCTCAGTGCTGCCCGTCAGGTGATCTTCCTCGTCAGTGGGGCCGGAAAACAGGAGGCCCTCAGGCGACTGGTGGATTCCTCCGAATCCCCCGATCGCACCCCCGCTCGGCTGGTTCAACCTGCTAGTGATGTTCTGGTCCTCGCCGATCAGGATGCAGCCGCCGGCCTCTGA